Proteins from a single region of Flavobacterium sp. YJ01:
- a CDS encoding SsrA-binding protein, which produces MYKFLAKLNKLLLPSFTKQGLDISKAKKWQMAIIGYRAYVTKRALDN; this is translated from the coding sequence ATGTATAAATTTCTTGCTAAATTAAATAAATTACTATTGCCAAGTTTTACCAAACAAGGATTGGATATTTCGAAAGCTAAAAAATGGCAAATGGCTATTATTGGATATAGAGCTTATGTAACCAAAAGAGCATTAGACAATTAA
- a CDS encoding biopolymer transporter ExbD: MKNLPQKVRSKKLKSRVDLTVMVSISFLLIIFFMVVGELSKPKIMDLNLPDLNRGCGEPITGCYKTDRFYTVLLGENDKIITYSGILNFSAEKITKTNYSKNGFRKELSAINKKILEYSAAIGKPNRGVIVFIKPSRKSNYGNLVAILEELRLANIQTYNIDDYFIPEEEKLLALN, translated from the coding sequence ATGAAAAATCTACCTCAAAAAGTCAGAAGTAAAAAATTAAAATCAAGAGTTGATTTAACCGTAATGGTCAGTATTTCTTTTTTGCTGATTATATTTTTTATGGTTGTTGGTGAATTATCCAAGCCAAAAATTATGGATTTGAATTTGCCAGATTTAAACAGAGGATGTGGCGAACCTATAACAGGTTGTTATAAAACTGATCGTTTTTACACTGTATTATTGGGAGAAAACGACAAAATCATAACATATAGTGGTATTTTAAATTTTTCTGCAGAAAAAATAACAAAAACGAATTATAGTAAAAATGGGTTTCGAAAGGAGTTATCTGCTATCAACAAAAAAATCCTTGAATATTCGGCCGCTATCGGAAAGCCAAATCGAGGAGTAATTGTATTTATAAAACCATCCCGTAAAAGCAATTATGGAAATTTAGTAGCTATTTTAGAAGAATTGAGATTAGCAAATATTCAAACATATAACATTGATGATTATTTCATTCCCGAAGAAGAAAAACTGTTAGCTTTAAATTAA
- the cmk gene encoding (d)CMP kinase: MRKITIAIDGFSSTGKSTLAKQLAKELEYVYVDTGAMYRAVAYFAMQHNLISADFFKKEALIEALVDIKLEFRYNAALGFAEMYLNGENVEKQIRTIEVSNFVSKVAAVSEVRTKLVEQQQEMGTNKAIVMDGRDIGTVVFPNAELKIFMTASAETRAQRRFDELQQKGDNVTYEEVLKNVVDRDHMDTHREDSPLVIADDAIEIDNSYLNKEEQFAAVLELVNDIVKLD, from the coding sequence TTGAGAAAAATTACCATTGCCATCGACGGATTTTCATCTACAGGAAAAAGCACATTGGCTAAACAATTAGCAAAAGAACTTGAGTATGTTTATGTAGATACAGGCGCTATGTATCGTGCAGTAGCGTATTTTGCTATGCAACATAATTTGATAAGTGCTGACTTTTTTAAGAAAGAAGCTTTGATTGAGGCGTTAGTTGATATTAAACTTGAGTTTAGATATAATGCTGCTTTAGGTTTTGCAGAAATGTATTTAAATGGTGAAAATGTAGAGAAGCAAATAAGAACTATCGAAGTTTCTAATTTTGTCAGCAAAGTCGCAGCAGTTTCTGAAGTTCGAACAAAATTAGTAGAACAACAGCAGGAAATGGGAACTAATAAAGCAATTGTGATGGATGGAAGAGATATTGGAACTGTAGTTTTTCCAAATGCTGAACTTAAAATTTTTATGACAGCAAGTGCCGAAACTCGCGCTCAAAGACGTTTTGATGAGTTACAACAAAAGGGTGATAACGTGACCTATGAAGAAGTTTTGAAAAATGTAGTGGATCGTGACCATATGGATACACACCGTGAAGATTCTCCTTTGGTTATTGCCGATGATGCAATTGAAATAGATAATTCTTACTTAAATAAAGAAGAGCAATTTGCCGCTGTTTTAGAATTAGTAAATGATATTGTTAAATTGGATTAA
- a CDS encoding nucleoside permease gives MGIKNRLILMSFLQFFVWGAWLITIGNYWFGTKNWEGTQFGLVFGTMGIASLFMPTLTGIIADRWVNAEKLYGILHILYAVVLFGIAQVTTPDTFIIVMLLAMCCYMPTIALSNSISYTSLKLNNKNIVKDFPPIRVWGTIGFIVAMWITNLSGSKATEYQFYIAGIGALILGIYAFTLPKCEPQRLIKENATWIETFGLESFKLFANYKMALFFVFSMFLGGALQLTNAYGDVFLDEFKHFPKYADSFVIKYSTIIMSISQVSETLFILAIPFFLRRFGIKQVMLISMLAWVLRFGLFAFGDPVNGLWMIILSCIVYGMAFDFFNISGSLFVESNTDSKIRSSAQGLFMMMTNGVGAVLGSLTSGWAIDRFFTKSFANTTELAGFLQTDTTNSKMLEFVKSQGNSVSTDGIFTNPILMKDWHTIWLSFAAYALVIAIAFAVLFKHKHDPKEIESLSH, from the coding sequence ATGGGGATTAAAAACAGATTGATTTTAATGAGCTTTCTTCAATTTTTTGTTTGGGGAGCATGGCTTATAACAATTGGAAATTATTGGTTTGGGACGAAAAATTGGGAAGGAACTCAATTTGGTCTTGTTTTTGGAACCATGGGAATCGCTTCTCTTTTTATGCCTACACTTACTGGTATTATTGCCGATAGATGGGTAAATGCTGAAAAGCTTTACGGAATTCTTCATATTTTATATGCAGTAGTTTTATTTGGAATTGCGCAAGTTACAACGCCAGATACTTTTATTATTGTAATGCTTTTAGCGATGTGCTGTTATATGCCAACAATTGCTTTAAGTAATTCTATATCTTATACTTCGCTTAAATTAAACAATAAAAATATTGTAAAAGATTTTCCGCCAATTCGTGTGTGGGGAACAATCGGTTTTATTGTGGCGATGTGGATTACCAATCTAAGCGGAAGTAAAGCAACTGAATATCAGTTTTATATTGCTGGAATCGGTGCTTTAATTCTTGGAATTTATGCATTTACATTGCCAAAATGTGAACCACAACGTTTAATTAAAGAAAACGCAACTTGGATTGAAACTTTTGGTTTAGAGTCGTTTAAATTATTTGCTAATTATAAAATGGCATTGTTCTTTGTTTTTTCTATGTTTTTAGGAGGAGCACTTCAATTGACAAATGCTTATGGAGATGTATTTTTAGATGAATTTAAACATTTTCCAAAATATGCAGATTCGTTTGTAATAAAATATTCGACAATTATTATGTCGATTTCTCAGGTTTCGGAAACCTTATTTATTTTAGCAATTCCATTTTTCTTAAGACGTTTTGGAATCAAACAAGTTATGCTTATCAGTATGTTGGCTTGGGTTCTTCGTTTCGGATTATTTGCTTTTGGAGATCCAGTAAATGGTTTATGGATGATTATCTTGTCTTGTATTGTTTACGGAATGGCATTTGATTTCTTTAATATTTCCGGTTCTTTATTCGTAGAAAGCAATACAGATTCTAAAATTCGTTCTTCTGCGCAAGGTTTATTTATGATGATGACCAATGGAGTAGGAGCGGTTTTAGGAAGTTTGACTTCTGGATGGGCAATCGATCGTTTCTTTACAAAATCTTTTGCAAATACAACTGAGTTAGCCGGATTTTTACAAACAGACACAACAAATTCTAAAATGTTAGAATTTGTAAAAAGTCAAGGAAATTCAGTTTCTACAGATGGAATTTTTACTAATCCGATATTAATGAAAGACTGGCATACGATCTGGCTGTCTTTTGCTGCTTATGCTTTGGTAATTGCTATTGCTTTTGCTGTCTTGTTTAAACATAAACATGATCCGAAGGAAATTGAGAGTTTGAGTCATTAA
- a CDS encoding helix-turn-helix transcriptional regulator: MAKKEIKMYSLSEMKDEVIGKIGTPERDKYEYELNMELLGRMIKTARKERNLTQEQLGNLIGVKKAQISKLESSTNSATIDTIIKAFKALKAEISFNVKIENQNLQVS; the protein is encoded by the coding sequence ATGGCAAAGAAAGAAATAAAGATGTATTCGCTTTCTGAAATGAAAGATGAAGTTATTGGGAAAATTGGAACTCCTGAAAGAGATAAATATGAATATGAACTTAATATGGAGTTATTAGGAAGAATGATTAAAACTGCTAGAAAAGAAAGAAATCTTACACAGGAACAATTAGGAAATCTGATTGGAGTAAAAAAAGCCCAAATTTCAAAATTAGAAAGCAGTACAAATAGTGCAACAATTGATACTATAATAAAGGCGTTTAAAGCGTTAAAAGCAGAAATTAGTTTTAACGTAAAGATTGAAAACCAGAATTTGCAGGTTTCGTAA
- the porQ gene encoding type IX secretion system protein PorQ, whose amino-acid sequence MPKPVVLFFMILLCSVCFGQVGGRYTYQFLNLTTSPRQAALGGDIITIYDEDVNQAMSNPALINPDMDNHLALNYGSYYGEASYGTASYAYTYDRHVQTFYAGISYVNYGSFEGYDENGQSTSSFTGSEGALTVGYAYNVPYTDLYIGANAKLITSSLENYNSIGGAVDLGLLYLIEESKLNLGFVVRNIGTQFTTYSGIKENLPFEIVAGISQELEHVPIRWHLSLENLQQWNISFSNPVRGETNIDGSTNPEKVSFFNNALRHVAFGVEIFPQRAFNFRVGYNFRRGEELRVEEQRNFSGVSLGFGLKINKLKFNYSYSRYTLAANTSLFGLILNFQ is encoded by the coding sequence ATGCCAAAACCAGTCGTTTTATTTTTTATGATTTTACTTTGTTCGGTTTGCTTCGGACAAGTGGGAGGGCGCTACACATACCAGTTTCTAAATTTAACTACTTCACCAAGACAAGCGGCATTAGGAGGAGATATTATTACGATATACGACGAAGATGTTAATCAAGCTATGTCTAATCCGGCGCTAATAAATCCTGACATGGATAATCATTTAGCATTAAATTATGGTAGTTACTATGGCGAAGCTTCTTACGGAACTGCTTCATACGCTTATACTTATGATAGACACGTGCAGACTTTTTATGCAGGCATTAGCTATGTAAACTATGGCTCGTTTGAAGGTTATGATGAAAACGGGCAATCGACTTCTAGTTTTACAGGAAGTGAAGGAGCGCTAACCGTAGGATATGCGTACAACGTTCCTTATACAGATCTTTATATTGGTGCCAATGCAAAGTTAATTACTTCGTCTTTAGAAAATTATAATTCTATAGGTGGCGCCGTTGATTTAGGCCTTTTGTATTTAATCGAAGAAAGTAAATTAAATTTAGGTTTTGTAGTTCGTAATATTGGTACACAGTTTACGACTTATTCAGGAATTAAAGAAAATTTACCATTTGAGATTGTTGCTGGAATTTCGCAAGAATTAGAGCATGTTCCAATTCGTTGGCATCTTTCTTTAGAAAATCTTCAACAATGGAATATTTCTTTCTCGAATCCTGTTCGTGGAGAAACGAATATCGACGGATCAACAAATCCTGAAAAAGTTTCTTTTTTTAATAATGCATTGCGACATGTGGCTTTTGGTGTTGAGATTTTTCCTCAAAGAGCCTTTAATTTCCGCGTTGGTTACAATTTTAGAAGAGGAGAAGAATTGAGAGTTGAAGAACAACGTAACTTTTCTGGAGTTTCGCTTGGTTTTGGATTGAAAATAAATAAGCTGAAATTCAATTATTCCTACTCTAGATATACCTTGGCAGCAAATACAAGTCTTTTTGGTTTGATTTTAAATTTTCAATAA
- a CDS encoding DMT family transporter, with translation MKNKEINLPPVPAVLLAIISVQCGAAIAKTLFPTIGAAGTASLRIGISALILLLAYRPNLKEVTKEQWKIVIPYGLSLGAMNLIFYFAIERIPIGLAVTLEFVGPLLLAIAGSKRLVDYCWVLLAAIGILLIAPWTNGRLDPIGILCALLAGAFWTAYIVLGGKISKIMNDGQAVTIGMLFAASLVLPFGLLETGLSHLTPKLFGMGVALALLSSAIPFTLEMKALGQLPPRTFSILMSLEPAAASICAFIFLQENLSIYEILAVVCVVVASAGSTLTAKK, from the coding sequence ATGAAAAACAAAGAAATTAACCTTCCTCCTGTTCCGGCAGTATTATTAGCAATTATTAGTGTACAATGTGGCGCAGCGATCGCCAAAACATTATTTCCTACAATTGGAGCAGCTGGAACGGCATCATTACGAATTGGTATTTCGGCATTAATTTTACTTTTAGCTTATAGACCAAATTTAAAAGAAGTAACTAAAGAACAATGGAAAATTGTAATTCCGTATGGATTGTCTTTAGGAGCGATGAATTTAATTTTTTATTTCGCTATAGAAAGAATTCCTATTGGTTTAGCCGTTACTTTAGAATTTGTTGGTCCGCTGTTATTAGCAATTGCAGGTTCAAAACGATTAGTAGATTATTGCTGGGTTTTGCTAGCAGCAATAGGAATTTTGCTTATTGCACCTTGGACAAACGGTCGATTAGATCCGATTGGTATATTATGTGCACTTTTAGCAGGAGCGTTTTGGACCGCTTATATTGTTTTAGGTGGGAAAATTTCAAAAATAATGAACGATGGCCAAGCCGTAACAATCGGAATGTTATTTGCTGCTAGTTTAGTTTTACCTTTCGGTCTTCTAGAAACAGGATTGTCACATCTAACTCCAAAGCTTTTCGGAATGGGTGTCGCCCTTGCGCTTTTATCTAGTGCAATTCCTTTTACTTTAGAAATGAAAGCTTTAGGACAACTTCCTCCTCGTACTTTTAGTATTTTAATGAGTTTAGAACCAGCTGCCGCTTCTATTTGTGCTTTTATATTTCTACAAGAAAATTTAAGCATTTATGAAATTTTAGCTGTTGTATGTGTTGTTGTGGCTTCTGCTGGCAGTACTTTAACAGCTAAAAAGTAA
- a CDS encoding peptidylprolyl isomerase, translating to MSYIFLDGNKMSLKSINELRKKILGQYKKGASFADLANKYSMDSSKDGDLNWFTEGTMVKKFETEIKNHNLNDVFTIDLDNEKWYYVTLKTFQDQKVEELTILKIKI from the coding sequence GTGAGTTATATCTTTTTAGATGGAAATAAGATGTCTCTAAAATCAATAAACGAGCTTCGCAAAAAAATTTTAGGACAGTATAAAAAAGGCGCTTCATTTGCAGATTTAGCAAATAAATACAGCATGGATTCAAGTAAAGATGGAGATTTAAATTGGTTTACTGAAGGTACAATGGTAAAAAAATTTGAAACTGAAATCAAAAATCATAATCTAAATGATGTTTTTACAATTGACTTAGACAATGAAAAGTGGTACTATGTTACGCTGAAAACTTTTCAAGATCAAAAAGTTGAAGAATTAACCATCTTAAAAATAAAAATCTAG
- the rpsA gene encoding 30S ribosomal protein S1: protein MSEQLKSQEEFLANFNWHNFQEGIDAVDEKNLQEFEELVSKTFIATDQEEVVEGVVVRITDRDVIVDINAKSEGVISLNEFRYNPNLKVGDKVEVLIDIREDKTGQLVLSHRKARTIKSWDRVIAANETGEIVNGFVKCRTKGGMIVDVFGIEAFLPGSQIDVKPIRDYDVYVNKMMEFKVVKINHEFKNVVVSHKALIEADIEVQKKEIIGQLQKGQVLEGVVKNITSYGVFIDLGGVDGLIHITDLSWSRINHPSEVLELDQKLNVVILDFDDEKTRIQLGLKQLNAHPWDALDANLTVGDKVKGKVVVIADYGAFIEVAEGVEGLIHVSEMSWSTHLRSAQDFVKVGDVVEAVILTLDRDDRKMSLGIKQLTQDPWTDITSKYPVGSKHTGIVRNFTNFGIFVELEEGIDGLIYISDLSWTKKIKHPSEFVNVGEKLDVVVLELDVEGRKLSLGHKQTTANPWDQYEDSFAVGTIHNGEISEIVDKGATVEFGDDIVAFIPTRHLEKEDGKKLKKGDTADFKVIEFNKEFKRVVASHTAIFREEEEKNVKAAAETTASASTNAPAATLGDNNDVLAALKAKMEKTEKK, encoded by the coding sequence ATGTCTGAACAATTAAAATCACAAGAAGAGTTTTTAGCAAATTTTAACTGGCATAACTTCCAAGAAGGAATCGATGCAGTAGATGAAAAAAACTTACAAGAGTTTGAAGAACTAGTATCTAAAACTTTCATCGCTACAGATCAAGAAGAAGTAGTTGAAGGAGTTGTTGTTAGAATTACAGATAGAGACGTTATCGTTGATATCAATGCTAAATCTGAAGGTGTTATTTCTTTAAATGAATTCCGTTACAACCCAAACTTAAAAGTAGGTGACAAAGTAGAAGTATTAATCGACATCCGTGAGGACAAAACAGGTCAATTAGTATTATCTCACAGAAAAGCACGTACTATCAAATCTTGGGATAGAGTTATTGCAGCTAATGAAACTGGAGAAATCGTTAACGGTTTTGTTAAATGTAGAACTAAAGGAGGTATGATCGTTGATGTATTCGGTATCGAAGCGTTCTTACCAGGATCTCAAATTGACGTTAAGCCAATTAGAGACTACGATGTATATGTAAACAAAATGATGGAATTCAAAGTGGTAAAAATCAACCACGAATTCAAAAACGTTGTTGTATCTCATAAAGCGCTTATCGAGGCTGATATTGAAGTACAGAAAAAAGAAATCATCGGTCAATTACAAAAAGGACAAGTATTAGAAGGTGTTGTTAAAAACATTACTTCTTATGGTGTGTTCATTGACTTAGGTGGTGTTGACGGATTAATTCACATTACTGACCTTTCTTGGAGTAGAATCAACCACCCAAGTGAAGTTCTTGAATTAGACCAAAAATTAAACGTTGTAATCCTTGATTTCGATGATGAGAAAACAAGAATTCAATTAGGATTGAAACAATTAAACGCTCACCCATGGGATGCTTTAGATGCTAACTTAACTGTTGGTGACAAAGTTAAAGGTAAAGTAGTTGTAATCGCTGATTACGGTGCATTTATCGAAGTTGCAGAAGGTGTTGAAGGTTTAATCCACGTTTCTGAAATGTCATGGTCAACTCACTTACGTTCTGCTCAGGACTTCGTGAAAGTTGGAGATGTTGTTGAAGCAGTTATCTTAACTCTTGACAGAGATGATCGTAAGATGTCATTAGGTATCAAACAATTAACTCAAGATCCATGGACTGACATTACTTCTAAATACCCAGTAGGTTCTAAACATACAGGTATCGTTAGAAACTTTACAAACTTTGGTATTTTCGTAGAATTAGAAGAAGGAATTGATGGATTAATCTACATTTCTGACTTATCTTGGACTAAGAAAATTAAACACCCATCTGAGTTTGTAAACGTTGGTGAAAAACTTGATGTTGTTGTATTAGAATTAGATGTTGAAGGACGTAAATTATCTTTAGGTCACAAACAAACTACTGCTAATCCTTGGGATCAGTACGAAGATTCTTTCGCTGTAGGAACTATCCACAACGGTGAGATTTCTGAAATCGTTGACAAAGGAGCTACTGTAGAATTCGGAGATGATATCGTTGCTTTCATTCCTACTCGTCACCTTGAAAAAGAAGACGGAAAGAAATTGAAAAAAGGTGATACAGCTGATTTCAAAGTAATTGAATTCAACAAAGAATTCAAAAGAGTAGTTGCTTCTCACACTGCTATCTTCCGTGAAGAAGAAGAGAAAAACGTGAAAGCTGCCGCTGAAACTACTGCATCTGCATCTACAAACGCACCAGCTGCGACTTTAGGTGATAACAATGATGTATTAGCTGCTTTAAAAGCTAAAATGGAAAAAACTGAGAAAAAATAA
- a CDS encoding fasciclin domain-containing protein has translation MKTRKFLASVTLVLAFGFTSFAQKTVMVGGAAMYPNKNIIENAVNSKDHTTLVAAVKAADLVETLKGKGPFTVFAPTNAAFDKLPKGTVETLLKPENKKMLQNILTYHVVSGKWSSADIAKAIKDGKGKAAIKAVNGGTLTAWMQGKDLYITDENGNKSKVTIADVNQSNGVIHVVNAVLLPKK, from the coding sequence ATGAAAACTAGAAAATTTTTAGCCTCAGTAACTTTAGTCTTAGCATTCGGATTTACATCATTCGCTCAAAAAACTGTAATGGTTGGCGGAGCTGCAATGTATCCAAATAAAAATATTATTGAAAATGCTGTTAACTCAAAAGATCACACAACTTTGGTTGCAGCAGTAAAAGCGGCAGATTTAGTAGAAACTTTAAAAGGAAAAGGACCGTTTACTGTTTTTGCTCCAACTAATGCGGCTTTTGACAAATTGCCAAAGGGAACAGTGGAAACATTACTTAAACCTGAAAACAAAAAAATGCTTCAAAACATTTTGACTTATCATGTTGTTTCTGGAAAGTGGAGCTCTGCTGATATTGCAAAAGCAATAAAAGACGGAAAAGGTAAAGCAGCAATTAAAGCAGTAAATGGTGGTACTCTAACAGCTTGGATGCAAGGAAAAGATTTATATATTACTGACGAAAATGGTAATAAATCTAAAGTAACTATTGCAGATGTTAACCAATCAAATGGTGTTATTCATGTTGTGAACGCGGTATTGTTACCAAAGAAATAA
- a CDS encoding biopolymer transporter ExbD, translating to MKNLPQKVRSKKLSSRVDLTAMVSVSFLLIIFFMVVGELSKSKVMEFGRPDCIDEDLYRGCYLTDENRNMTIILDGNNRIITYTGLLFVPIDSPKEVGYGQNGIRKKIFERNKKVLQYSAQLGKPKNGLIVVIKPSKKSNYGNLVEILDEMKIAGINSYSVVDDFTPEETKLLASK from the coding sequence ATGAAAAATCTACCTCAAAAAGTCAGAAGTAAAAAACTCAGTTCACGAGTTGATTTAACAGCAATGGTTAGTGTTTCTTTTTTATTGATAATATTTTTTATGGTTGTTGGAGAATTATCAAAATCAAAGGTCATGGAGTTTGGAAGACCAGATTGTATTGATGAAGATCTATATCGAGGATGCTACTTGACAGATGAGAATCGAAACATGACAATAATTTTAGATGGCAATAACAGAATCATTACTTATACAGGATTATTATTTGTTCCCATTGATTCACCAAAAGAAGTAGGATATGGTCAAAACGGAATTAGAAAAAAAATATTCGAAAGAAATAAAAAAGTATTACAATATTCTGCTCAGTTAGGCAAACCAAAAAATGGACTTATAGTTGTTATCAAACCAAGTAAAAAATCTAACTACGGGAATTTAGTTGAAATTTTAGACGAAATGAAGATTGCTGGAATTAACTCTTATTCTGTTGTTGACGATTTTACTCCAGAAGAAACTAAATTATTAGCTTCTAAATAA
- a CDS encoding type II toxin-antitoxin system RelE/ParE family toxin has protein sequence MKYFETKFLEEAREFILKLDIKISEKILYNIDLAEKKQDPRLFKKLNDNIWEFRIRYARIQIRLLAFWDKTNNKKTLVIATHGFIKKVDKVAGSEIEKANRIRMKYFENKID, from the coding sequence ATGAAATATTTTGAAACTAAATTTTTAGAAGAGGCAAGAGAATTTATATTAAAATTGGATATAAAGATTAGCGAGAAAATTTTATATAATATTGATTTAGCTGAAAAGAAGCAAGATCCTAGGTTGTTTAAGAAGCTTAATGATAACATTTGGGAATTTAGAATTAGGTATGCGAGAATTCAAATTCGACTTTTAGCATTTTGGGATAAAACCAATAACAAGAAAACTTTGGTTATTGCAACTCATGGTTTTATAAAAAAGGTTGATAAAGTGGCTGGAAGTGAAATTGAAAAAGCTAATAGAATTAGAATGAAATATTTTGAAAATAAAATAGATTAG
- a CDS encoding murein L,D-transpeptidase catalytic domain-containing protein, with product MKKILFIVFLLAAVFTAYLFISDKKDFSSASEPETDKRIEYQVSEVRKFLKSNSKYNDRVVFFIDMKIPSGKNRFFVYDLKENKIIDKGLVAHGSGSETGIKGRLKFSNVPNSLSTSLGKYYIGNHYNGKFGKAYKLYGLDKSNSNAFKRDIVFHYYYDVPYKEKDGYICNSYGCPMVNKKYFQRMAKIIDSSESDILMNIYY from the coding sequence ATGAAGAAAATACTTTTTATAGTTTTTTTGCTTGCGGCGGTATTTACTGCTTATCTTTTTATATCTGACAAAAAAGATTTTTCGTCTGCTTCTGAACCAGAAACAGACAAAAGAATTGAATATCAAGTTTCTGAAGTTAGAAAATTCTTGAAAAGCAATTCAAAGTACAATGATAGAGTTGTATTTTTTATCGATATGAAAATACCTTCTGGAAAGAATAGATTTTTTGTTTATGATTTAAAAGAAAATAAAATTATAGACAAAGGGCTAGTTGCTCACGGTTCTGGTTCAGAAACAGGAATAAAAGGGAGGCTAAAATTTAGTAATGTTCCCAATTCATTAAGTACTTCACTTGGAAAATATTACATCGGAAACCACTATAACGGAAAATTTGGAAAAGCTTATAAATTGTATGGTTTAGATAAAAGTAACAGCAATGCTTTTAAAAGAGATATAGTTTTTCATTACTATTATGATGTTCCATATAAAGAGAAAGATGGTTACATTTGCAATAGTTATGGTTGTCCTATGGTAAATAAAAAGTATTTCCAGAGAATGGCAAAAATAATTGATAGTTCTGAATCGGATATTTTAATGAATATCTATTATTGA